The window GTTCTGCCATATACGCAGATGCAATGCTGCATCTTAGCTATTACGATCCGCTTTCTGCAAAAACAGATGTTGTTAGAAAATCGGTTTATGAGAATTTACTGTTTCAACCGGAAATAGGTTTTGAAATGAATACTCCGTTTTTCCAGCTTAGATGGCACATAGCTCCGAGCAACCTCGATTCTCTGTTTGTATCAGATACAGGATTGACACTATCATGGAAATTTTCTTATTGATTAAGGGGATAAAAATGTTGAAGAAAAAAATTATAGGTTTTATGCTAATCTTATTTGCTTTAAATTGCTTTGCTCAAGAGCCTGAAGGATGGTATAATGGAAAACCTGTTTTAGAGATTCAGTTCAAAGGTTTACAAAATATCGCCAGCTCAGAATTAGATGAAATCTTCAAATCATACAAAAAAAAGCCTTTTTCCGATGAGCTATATTGGGAAATATTACAAAAAATCTATGCATTGGATTATTTTACAGATATCGTTCCTAAGGCAATACCGGCAGACGAAAAATATCAATACGTATTGTTGGAATTTATAGTCAAAGAAAAACCTGCCGTAAATAATATTGTATTTACAGGCAATAACAATATCCGAAAAGCAGATTTACTTTCAGCAATCAAGGTAAAAAAAGGCGACATTTTTAATGAAGTTAATATAAAGAATGCCGAAAGAGCCTTAAAAGACTTTTATATCGAAAAAGGATTTACAAAGGCGGAAATATCAAGTAAAACTTCTGAAGATAAAGAAAAAAACAGTGTAAATGTCGAATTCTTTATAAAAGAAGGCAAAACATCCGTTATAACTAAGATACTATTTGAAGGAAACTCAAAATTCCCCGAAAAGGCTTTAAAAAAGGTGCTTGTATCTAAAGAAGCATGGTTACTGCAAAAAGGTTTTTTTAGAGAAGATGCCCTGCAAGCCGATAAAAATGCAATTAAGCTATTGTATGGAGAGCACGGATATATAGATGCCCATGTTGAAACCATAAAAAAAGATATAGATACCGAATCCGATCCGCAAAAAGATCAAATTACCCTTACCTATGTAATCATGGAAGGAGAACAGTTTACCTATGCAGGAGTAGACTTTGAAGGAAACTATATTTTTTCAACCAAGGAATTAAGCGAAAAATTCAAGCTTAAAAAGGGTGATGTATTTAATTTAAGGAAATTTGAAACAGGGTTTGGAGATGTAGCCAACCTATATTTTGAAAACGGTTATACCGGAAATTATATCGATAAAAAAGAAAACCGTAATACTTCAACTAAAGAAGTTTCCTATACGATTATAATCGTGGAACGCGAACGAAGCCATGTAGAAAATATAATAATAAAAGGGAATACAAAAACCAAAGACAATGTTATTTTAAGAGAAATCCTATTAAAGGAAGGGGATGTATTCTCTAAAACAAAACTGATAAATAGTTTTAGAAACTTAGCGAACCTAAGATATTTTTCGGCCGTTTTACCCGATGTTTTACAGGGTTCGGAACCTGATCTTGTGGATATTGTCATCAATGTTGAGGAACAATCGACGGCAGGGATTCAATTCGGTGTTACTTTTTCAGGTTCGCCGGATCCTGATACCTTTCCTATGTCTGTATTTGCACAGTGGGAAGAAAAAAATTTATTTGGAACAGGAAGAGAACTATCGGCTAGTGTCAATGCCGCAAGCGATACACAGAGCTTAATCTTAGGGCTCACTGAAAACTGGTTTTTAGGTAAGCCTCTTTCGGTAGGTTTTAATTTTTCGGTATCTCATAAAAATCTATATACTTATCAGGATATACTTTATCCTTTTAACAATGTTCCTGACCCTCATACAACTATGGAAGAATTTAATAAAAACCCATCTTTATCCGATGCATTTAAAATGAAATATGAACGTCTCGAATTCGGTTTAGGTATGAACTCGGGATACAGGTGGTTTCCTAAATTTGCAATTATCACTCTAAGAGGAGAACTAAATTTCGGTCTTGTAAAGAATTTTTATGACAGTATGCTGTATAGACCTGCCGAAGAAAAAATCAGAAAGCAACAAGCAAAATGGGGCTTAAGCAACTCCTTAAAGATAAAGCTGTCTGTAGATGACAGAGACCTTACATATGATCCTTCTAAGGGATGGTTTTTAAGTCAGGAAATAGGTTTTTATGGTCTTTTTCCAAAAATTGAAGATGAGTACTTTTTTCAGTCGGATACAAAGGGTGAGTTTTATATTACACTCTTAGACTACCCCGTAAGCGACATCTGGAATCTAAAATTTGTTCTAGGTTTTTACTCGGGATTTTCCTTCCAAATTCCTCTTGCTAAACAGCCGATCAGTTTTGACAGGAAGCTTTATATTGACGGGGCCTTTAAAGGACGAGGCTGGATTGGAATGGGCACGCAAGGTGCAGGAACGGTTATGCAAAATAACTGGATAGAATTTAGATGGCCCTTAGCTCACGGAATTTTATCTTTCGACTTTTTCTTTGATGCTATAGCTGTCAAACAGGACTTGCAGGATTTAAAATCCTTAAGCATAAACGATTATTATTTCAGTTTCGGCCCGGGATTGCGCTTTTCAATACCCCAATTTCCTCTGCGTCTGATGCTTGCAAATACCTTTAAATCTGTAAACGGAAAACCGGTATGGGGCAACGGAAAAGGTGCCGACTGGAGATTTGTTCTTTCATTCAATATACCCAATTTATAGGAGGTTAGTATGAATAAAAAAGGAACCCTGATTATTATTGTTATGTTATTGATGTCTCTTGGAATCTATGCACAGCAGATTACCCGCTTTGCAGTTATAGATACGGGACTTATCTTTGACACCTTTAGGCGTGATGCAAAGGCGGCGAGGGACTATCAGGAAAAGAAGGAAAAGTTTGAAAATCAAAAGAAGATCCTTGAATCCGAGATTATACAGCTTAGGCAAAAAAAAGTTAGTGCCGAAGCCGACGGACAGGAAGCTGAAGTAAAGAAATATGAAGAAAAAATAAAAAGCAAGATAACCTTATTGATGGAATATGTAAAGGCTTCCAATGACGAACTTAATATGCTCAGAAAAAATCTTATCAATGATGATGTTTTTTACAGCAACCTATACGAATCCGTCCGCCGCGTTGCAGAATCTGAAGGCTACACAATGGTTTTAAGCTATGAGCATAACGCAGGTATCATATGGTACAGCCCTACTGTAGATATTACGGACAAGGTTATTCAAGAATTAAGAAAACGAAGTGAATAAGCCTCAAACGCCCATGATGAGGCAATACCTCAGCATTAAGGCAAAATATAAAGACGAGATACTTTTTTTTAGGCTCGGCGATTTTTATGAGATGTTTTTTGATGAGGCCGTCGAAGTAAGCCGAATCTTAAACCTGACCCTCACAAAAAGAAACGATGTACCTATGTGCGGTATTCCATATCATGCCGCAAAAATATACATAGCTCGCCTCCTGCGTGCAGGAAAAAAAATTGCTATATGCGAGCAAGTTACGGAACCCGTAGCAGGAGGCCTGACCGAGCGCAAGGTAGTCGAAGTTATTACTCCCGGTACCGTTGCCGAAGACGATTTTTTAGAGCAGGGAAGCAATAACTACCTTGCCGCTGTCTATTGCTCAAATAAAAAAACGGAAGGCAACAGCGGATTCGACTACTATGCAGGCCTTGCCTATATCGATGTTACCACGGGCAATTTTTTTGCTACATCCTTTCCCAAAACAGACTTTAAAGAGCAGTTTTTAAAAGAAATAGGAAGAATTAATCCGAAAGAAATTTTAATTCAGCAGTCGATTCAAAACGAATTTCCGGCCTTAAAGCAAATCCTTTCGGAATTTCCTTCGATGATGCAAAACTTTTACCCCGATTGGAGCTTTAACCCGGATCAAGCCGAAAAAAGACTTTGCTCAACCTTCGGGACGGAAAACTTAAAGGGCTTTTTACTCAATACCGATTCGCCCGAAGTTCCGCCCGCCGGCCTCTTGCTTCAATACTTGGAAGAGATTTCGGGGAGGGATATTTCCCACATTTCCGGCATTAAAATCTATGCCGAAAGCGACTTCGTTTCCTTGGACGATTCCACAAGGAAAAATTTGGAGCTTTTGACAAACTTGAGGGATAACAGCCCCTCGTACAGCCTTTTTGAATCCGTAAATTATACAAAAACGGCCATGGGCACCCGCCTTTTGAGGAGGAGGATAAGCTATCCGCTCCGCTCAAAGAATGAAATAGATAAAAGGCTTGATAAGGTAAACAGTCTTTTTAAGGACGGAAAAGC of the Treponema denticola ATCC 35405 genome contains:
- a CDS encoding OmpH family outer membrane protein, coding for MNKKGTLIIIVMLLMSLGIYAQQITRFAVIDTGLIFDTFRRDAKAARDYQEKKEKFENQKKILESEIIQLRQKKVSAEADGQEAEVKKYEEKIKSKITLLMEYVKASNDELNMLRKNLINDDVFYSNLYESVRRVAESEGYTMVLSYEHNAGIIWYSPTVDITDKVIQELRKRSE
- the bamA gene encoding outer membrane protein assembly factor BamA; this translates as MEIFLLIKGIKMLKKKIIGFMLILFALNCFAQEPEGWYNGKPVLEIQFKGLQNIASSELDEIFKSYKKKPFSDELYWEILQKIYALDYFTDIVPKAIPADEKYQYVLLEFIVKEKPAVNNIVFTGNNNIRKADLLSAIKVKKGDIFNEVNIKNAERALKDFYIEKGFTKAEISSKTSEDKEKNSVNVEFFIKEGKTSVITKILFEGNSKFPEKALKKVLVSKEAWLLQKGFFREDALQADKNAIKLLYGEHGYIDAHVETIKKDIDTESDPQKDQITLTYVIMEGEQFTYAGVDFEGNYIFSTKELSEKFKLKKGDVFNLRKFETGFGDVANLYFENGYTGNYIDKKENRNTSTKEVSYTIIIVERERSHVENIIIKGNTKTKDNVILREILLKEGDVFSKTKLINSFRNLANLRYFSAVLPDVLQGSEPDLVDIVINVEEQSTAGIQFGVTFSGSPDPDTFPMSVFAQWEEKNLFGTGRELSASVNAASDTQSLILGLTENWFLGKPLSVGFNFSVSHKNLYTYQDILYPFNNVPDPHTTMEEFNKNPSLSDAFKMKYERLEFGLGMNSGYRWFPKFAIITLRGELNFGLVKNFYDSMLYRPAEEKIRKQQAKWGLSNSLKIKLSVDDRDLTYDPSKGWFLSQEIGFYGLFPKIEDEYFFQSDTKGEFYITLLDYPVSDIWNLKFVLGFYSGFSFQIPLAKQPISFDRKLYIDGAFKGRGWIGMGTQGAGTVMQNNWIEFRWPLAHGILSFDFFFDAIAVKQDLQDLKSLSINDYYFSFGPGLRFSIPQFPLRLMLANTFKSVNGKPVWGNGKGADWRFVLSFNIPNL